TCTTGTATTTTATATTTTCACCTTTCATTTTTGTGATggttatatatttttgtatacaattataacttataataaaattaacttacaattttacataacAATAATAtatgcacgaaaattaatttagCAAAATTATACGTCAAaattaagatgtaaaattaatattataaaaatattacataaatataattaggtatatataatatgataaattaaaagggtataataaaaaataataataaaataatagggAATAGTGATGGAATTTGGAGTGACATTGTTCAGCCTCGAAAATGGAGGTAAATTTACAGCTGGGTTGGAGCAAAATTCCTCCATTTTtgactccaaaatggagtttgAGGTAAAAATGGAGGTGGGTTGGAGATGGCCTtagagaaataattttttttataatattagttTAAGACAGGCTTAAAAGAGTAACATAGATAAGGAGGATTCATATAGTCGACATAACTTATTATGAATTGAAGCATAATTGCGGTTGTATCTATGTCCCAACATAACATTTAATCGTCATCTGTTCATTTTAATGATTTCATGTATCTTTCCTTTGAAACTGTGGCAAGTCTCTTTTCTGGAGTTCTCTTTTGGAGTCATCTCTTTTGGTGTTTGACTGTCTTAAAAAATCACCTTACTTGTAGGATCCCAAATGAAGTTCACACTCCTTGCATGTCTAGAATTGTTATCTTTAGAGACGTTCGGTCTAGTATGCTTCAGGTATGTTATCGACTCATTAGTACTAGCAGTTTGTTAGACGTACTATTTTAATTATAGTATTGTAGGTAGTGTATGAGATTTAATTATCCTAATTGGGTCAGTAAATATGTATCGCAGCTGATTTACAACGTTTGTAAATTAATTATCTTTTGAACTTTAGGTTCATATTGCCTGATAAGAGAATCTAGACGTTGCAATGAAAATTAATTTTATGCAACTTCTTTTTCAATTGCTTATGCTCTCCCCCTTAATATTGAAAAAGAGTTGATTCATCAAAAGGGCAAGAGATAAATTTAGTCCTAAATTCACACCTAGCACGAATACATTGTCATTTTGCTATTAACTCAGTAATCCAAGTTCAGGGGAGACCTAAAAGAGCTTTAAAAAAGAAGACTATTGTAATGTAAGCATTTGATGAATAAGCAAATGATTCAAAAGGTCTTCTTGTACTTCGATTAATGTATTGGCCAAATACCAACTATTTTGCATAAATACATTGGAGATGTGAGTGACATTGAGCACGTCACTGAGTGAGTTTAATCGGAATTCGCATGCTTCTTGTTAGGCCTGGGCGTCATGCTGAGGAAGCGAGCCGGAGCAGAACCCGAGCCCAACCGAACCAAACTTCACCGAGCTTTTAACAACATCAAGCTCGAGTCGAGCTCAACTGAGCTTTGTCTAAATATAACCAATCTCTAGCCTAGTCAAACCGAGCCCTAATCAACTCTTTAGTGTTTAGTTACGCATAGTGCTACCccataagaaaaattaaattcataattAATTTTGTTGATTAATTCCATTCAAGTGTGACTAAATTATATACATTATCAGTTTAAATTAGAACTCAAATTTAAATGACGTTAACTTAATATTGAACATAGAATAGAACttgcaaaaacaaaaataaagcacCATTAAATTCAAAACAATATTACCCCCTTCGTTTAAAAAAGattgtcttagtttaatttgGCACAACTTTAATAAAAAAGGGAAGACTTTTGAGATATGTGGTGTTAAATAAGTCATAGCATTTGTGTGATTGtaaaacttttaaaacttgtgatcTGAAAACTGtcataacatttgtgtggctataaatacTTCCTATTAAGGAAATATTGACAGATGTCAATCTTTTTATAACGGACAAATAAGAAAATAGTGCAATCTTTTTGAAACAGAaggaataatatttttaaatttttgaattctTAAATTTAAAATGTTAATTACATCTACCACCCAGAAAGTAGTTAAGTAACGATGTGCATAAAGAATTTAATTAAATCAAAATAATTAAAGTATAATTAAAATGTTAGTCACACTAAAACCGAGCCCAGTTATGTCGAACTAAAATATAGGCGAGGAGAGCCGAAGCTTAAGCCGGCTCATCTCGTGGCCCAGTCCTACTTCTCCAACAAGTCTATCACATGTTTCTATTTTCTGCTTTGCGGCAGTGAAAACTGAAAGTTTATATTGGGATTACTTGATAAGCTAACTACACCACATCAGCTGAAGTTTTCTAGAAAACGAACACAATTAGAAACCAATGGACTTCTAAAAATGTCGTCTAAGAGGATAAAAAATGAACACCAAAACTTGTGTGAGCACAGGTCAAGTAAAAAATTGTGAATAATTAGGTCTCCAATAAAATCAATTAGCAACTTGATCAATTTCTTGTTTCTTTGGACAAGAAGATGAAAGGTGGCCACGCTCTCCACATTCGTAGCATGTCCGCCTCCTAATCTTTGCGCTGACAGTGCTTGTTGTAGCACTATCCGCATTTTCGTTTTTGGGCATAGGTCTTGAATTGGTCGCTCCGCCTTTCTTTACAGCTCCTGTCTTTGCAACAGCACAACTTATTCTAACAGGTCTACCACATACATTTTTTTGATCCAACTTTAACGCCATGTTTACAGAGACACTATCAGCAAAATCCACATGTGCGTAGCCCTGAAATTCTCCTGTTTCTTTATCTTCACCAAATCGGATAGAACTTATGCTGCAATCTGAAAAAAGTTTCTTCAAGTCATCCTCTGTTACATCCCATGATAAGTTACCCACATATACCCTATTATACCCCTCCACCATGTTTGGCGAGAAGTTGGATGCTTTGTTTGCTCTAGCTGACTTGTATGACTGGATTTTCAGAAATAGTCCACCCCTGGAAGAAGATATAAGTGTTAATGAGAAGCCACACAAAATTAACTTTCTCAATGAATAAATACATGATTGCACTTACATATCAGAACCATCCAGTTCCATGGCTCTCTTAGCAGCTGCTTCAGTCTGGAAAATGAATTTAGTGAGAAACCCACTACCACTAACAAATTTCTAAGGAAAACCAACAAAGGGTCTGAAGGAGAAATTATATGAGTTGGCTTAGGTGATAAGACATCTATCAAATGCAAAGCTAGGTAATTGTTCAGACAAGCATTGCACTTTGTAACCGTGTGAAAGTGGGTAACTTGAACTCTTGCCGCTCctctcaaataaataaataaaataaatgattaATAAAAAAGGGGCAAACAAGAATAACCAATTCAAGATGCTTGACATATCAAGATCAAAACTTTGCAGAAAGCTACATGAAAGACAGCTGCTAATAGTTGGACTTTAAGACTAGTTGTCgtataagaagaagaaacaatttCAAACACAAATGAGATTGATTTTGCAGAATTTCTACACAGTTTGGAGAAAATACATTCCAAAGTAgcatttttttagattaattaatgagtaatatGCAGAACTCTGAATTAGGTTCAGCCAGCCACCCTATTGAAGGTTGGGAGGTTTCTAGATGGAACTCCAACACCCTCTATTTCTCCAGTTTTCACTCAGTGAAATTATTCTCAAAATACTGTAATGACTGACAGAACATTCTAAGAGACAAAGcacagaaaagaaaaggaagagtacataAAACTACTAAGCCGTCCAACCTTTTCAAGATTAAGAATCAGAAGAAACACATGAAATTCAAGCAGTAAAAAAGTGATTAACAGAAGTGGCACGTGGAACAGAATCAGAAAATAAGCTTCAAAACAAATtccagaaaagaaaaagggagctACAAATGTGAGACCCACACAAAGCATCATTATCCAAAATCTTTCAGGGAATAGCGCAATGGAAGAAAAGGAATGAGATTGAAAGCTACCATTTGAATCTGCCACATGCAACGCGAGTCAATTTAGTAGAATGAATCAAAAGATAAAGTAAAATTTGTTACATTCAAACAAACTAGATAAGAGAAAAATATAATCTTGATTTGACTAAAACAGACAAAGAAGACACATGCAAATAGACAGTTTACAGATTGGTTTCGAAAGAAGAACAGATGAAGATTCTACATAAATAATAATATCCCTTTCTTGCTTCTTATTTTGCTATGACCTATAAATAAAGACAAAACAATCACTGAGAATATTGCTTGCTTTTCCTTGAGTCATATTTTTGGAAGCGGATGAAATGAGAAATTATAAACAGCAGTACATATACCAAGAGGAGAAGAGGCAGTCACTGGTGAGCGGATGAAAGAGAAAGGGTAAGAGAGATTGTCAGATGGCAAGAGCGCCTGAGTAGCATCAATCGGTTTTTATTGGTACAGGAGAGAGAACATCTGGGATAAGctgttattttttgttttggacaaattttcctttttcctttaatttgtcATTTCCTCTTTCCCAATTATACGCATTATTTTTTAAGAATAGTATGTTTCCTAAAAAATGTGTGCTTGTAAAGCCTCATGTAAAAACAGCAAATGAAGTCAGTTGACCTGGCTATAGGCTTGATAACTGCATATACTTATCAGCTAGAGAGTGCAGGATGCATGTGAGATTTCAGGAGTAGGAAGCAGGTAGTGCAAGACAAGGTAAGAGGGACCTTGTAATTTACTTGACAATTAGCAAGCAGTAAAAAAAACAAGACAATTCCGTGATAAATGCATTCAAATATTTCTCCATAAGAAAAATGTTATAGGGTAGTCAATGCCAATAACGAGAACAGTCATCATGCAGTTTGCCTCAACTTATACTAAATTTTGGCTCATAGGATTTCTATCCATCTCTGCCACACCTGAACATGCTTGATATTTAGCAAGTTTCAAGAAATGGGATTTCTTAAACCAGCTTATGGAAGctataaaaacataaaatcaGTGGAACATATTACAACAATTCATGTATGCCTTCATAAATGAGAAACCAATGCAAGGAACAGTGACTGTCAAACAAAAATTAGTTATCAAATGGACTGTCAAACAAAAATTAGTTCTTCGGCCTGAAAAGTGTGCATCGTCACATACTTCAAAACTTTGTCACACAATTGCATGGTAACAAACACATCCAAAACCTTTAAGCAACAATCTCCAAAGATAGTGCAAAGGACACCATTAAACACTATTTGAATACACAGTTCACCTAAAGAATCTACCTTAAAAGTGATAATGACAATTCCTCTGAACTTTCCGCTGTCAGGGAAATTCATACAATCAACTTCTGTAATGGTGCCACAACCTTCAAAGTAACTCCTAATATCGTCCTCAGTGGAATAATAAGGAATTCCTCCAACATAAACTTTTCTAGAAATATCGCCTCTTTCTTCCCTGGAATAAACAGGCACATTGCCAGAGCAACATTGTTGTCAAAAATGAGGAAGAATATGAAAGAGTACATCTGAAATCATGCAATGGATAAGAGTtgtacacaacaacaacaacaacaacaacccagtataatcccactagtggggtctggggagggtagtgtgtacgcagaccttacccctaccctggggtagagaggctgtttccgatagaccctcggctccctccctccaagaactccccaccttgctcttggggtaacTCGGATAAGAGTTGTACACATGACTGCAAAAACATAGTTCAAACAAAAAGTCATAAAAAAGTCCGTGCCCACAGCCAAAAACAAGAGTTTGATGCAATTGAGGAGTACTCATCTACCATAGACCATCAATTTCAAGCTCCTTTAGTTCTTTTTTATCCTTTTCCAGTTGTGTGCGCACATAGTTTTGCACTGTCTGTAGCAGATTCGAACAATCGATCGCGTTCAAAATAAGACCTAGCTAGGCCTTTGAATTGGCACTCTAGCAAACCCGAAGTTACGTCAGGTTGATAAGAAATAACGGTAATATTTAAATCAAATAAACATTAGCCATTTTGTGCTACATAAGTTGTTAGTAAAAATTAGCCTTTTGGGCCAGTACACCCATAAAGGGTGCTGGCTAATTAATAACAAGCTGGCCCATTAGGTCTAACCCTAGCCCCTATAGTGTAGTCTATATAAACACCACTATGGGTGTTAGGAGACTCACTTTTTGTTCATAGAGAGAACGACTAGGGTTGACTATCTGCATCTCCAATCAACGGCTAATTAGACTGGAAATAGGGAGTCCATTTGCCACGTGAGGATTCTCGATGATCGGTGATTCAAGCCAGGCTGTTGCACTCAATCACGTCCGTTTTGGGGCGAAAATCTGCAAGTCTCCAATACCCTGAATAACTACACTGGTTGTTTGCGAGGTCTTGATCATTTACACGGACCCACTTTTCATTCCATTTGTGCCCGTTTTCTGGTCGTGTAATTCATTTTATTGCACAGTATATTAATTCTAAGGTTTTTTCATGTTAAACCCGAGaattcttgcattattttaacttCAAAACTACTTGTTTTGTGTGTGAAACCTTAGGACTTTTAAATATCTCGTCCAGAGCTTTTCGACGATATATAGAACATAAAATT
The sequence above is drawn from the Nicotiana tabacum cultivar K326 chromosome 13, ASM71507v2, whole genome shotgun sequence genome and encodes:
- the LOC107814432 gene encoding phragmoplastin interacting protein 1-like translates to MVLSNKKLKQKVRAAKAELLAASESELKRNSTNVEDPNPKSLKSLLDSVTQKPRLSKRDKHREKTLSSQEEEEGGPPEQKKGKNKKRKRHESEKENGELKTEKKPIKKKKKKKNKGKQRLEDREVKEGVTFGDGGNGEAEAEAEAEAVEPSKSVEREERGDISRKVYVGGIPYYSTEDDIRSYFEGCGTITEVDCMNFPDSGKFRGIVIITFKTEAAAKRAMELDGSDMGGLFLKIQSYKSARANKASNFSPNMVEGYNRVYVGNLSWDVTEDDLKKLFSDCSISSIRFGEDKETGEFQGYAHVDFADSVSVNMALKLDQKNVCGRPVRISCAVAKTGAVKKGGATNSRPMPKNENADSATTSTVSAKIRRRTCYECGERGHLSSSCPKKQEIDQVAN